One window of Mangrovibacterium diazotrophicum genomic DNA carries:
- a CDS encoding ABC transporter permease encodes MRLAFHIARRYLVSKKSVNVINLISALSVVGVAVGTMALIVVLSAFNGIDDFIQGMLSSFDPDLKVTATEGKSFALDSPEIKELMQTEGVASFMQVVEDNALLQYDDRQKYGIVKGVEEGYAEFSGLDSMVIDGRFLLNYDNRMFTVIGQGVAVDLGVGLNFVTPIHVYYPKRDAKAALVPQNAFNHDYLFPTGVFSVQQEIDGQYILVPIQFAREIFDLDGRVSSLELKLKPGVEVAELQKKVKELLGPGYKVQDRYEQHEFLYRVMKSEKWTSFLILSFILIIASFNLLGSLTMIILDKKDDIYILESMGGNQTLIRRIFLFEGWLISISGAIIGVFAGIGLVWAQTRFELLKLPGSGAFAISAYPVKLELFDVLATVLIVLTIGFFAAWYPVRSIKG; translated from the coding sequence TTGAGACTGGCGTTCCACATAGCGCGTCGTTACCTGGTTTCGAAGAAATCGGTGAATGTGATCAACCTCATCTCGGCCCTCTCGGTCGTTGGTGTGGCGGTTGGCACGATGGCGCTCATTGTGGTTCTTTCAGCTTTCAATGGCATCGACGATTTCATCCAGGGAATGCTTTCGAGCTTCGATCCTGATTTGAAAGTGACCGCAACCGAGGGCAAAAGTTTTGCACTCGACAGTCCCGAAATTAAGGAACTGATGCAAACCGAGGGAGTTGCTTCGTTTATGCAGGTGGTGGAAGATAACGCCCTGCTGCAGTACGACGACCGCCAGAAGTACGGCATTGTGAAAGGCGTTGAGGAAGGTTATGCCGAATTCTCGGGCCTGGATTCCATGGTGATTGACGGCAGGTTTCTGCTGAATTACGATAACCGCATGTTTACCGTCATTGGTCAGGGCGTGGCAGTCGATCTGGGTGTCGGACTCAATTTCGTAACGCCGATTCATGTCTACTATCCGAAACGTGATGCGAAAGCGGCTTTGGTACCGCAAAACGCGTTTAACCACGACTACTTGTTTCCGACCGGTGTGTTCTCGGTGCAGCAGGAAATTGATGGCCAATACATTTTGGTGCCGATTCAATTTGCCCGCGAAATCTTCGACCTCGATGGTCGTGTTAGTTCGCTGGAACTGAAATTAAAACCGGGAGTTGAAGTTGCCGAACTGCAGAAAAAAGTCAAGGAATTGCTGGGGCCTGGCTACAAAGTGCAGGATCGCTACGAGCAACACGAGTTTCTGTACCGGGTGATGAAATCGGAAAAGTGGACGAGCTTTTTAATCCTGAGCTTTATCCTGATTATCGCCTCGTTTAACCTGCTGGGCTCGCTAACGATGATTATTCTCGATAAGAAAGACGATATCTATATTTTGGAAAGCATGGGCGGTAATCAAACGCTCATTCGCCGCATCTTTTTATTCGAAGGCTGGCTGATCTCGATTTCGGGCGCTATTATCGGCGTTTTTGCCGGAATTGGACTGGTGTGGGCACAAACCCGTTTCGAGCTCTTAAAACTGCCCGGAAGTGGCGCATTTGCCATTTCAGCCTACCCCGTGAAGCTCGAGCTTTTCGATGTGCTCGCAACCGTGCTGATTGTTTTAACGATTGGCTTCTTTGCCGCCTGGTATCCGGTTCGCTCCATCAAAGGGTAA